The proteins below are encoded in one region of Geobacter sp.:
- a CDS encoding isochorismatase family protein: protein MKTELLNPQNSALILIDFQPQMTFGVANIDRQTLFNNVMLLAKAAKIFNVPTILTTVETKSFSGNMWPQLLDIFPDQEPVERSSMNSWEDAKLVEAVVATGRKKLIMAALWTEVCLAFPALEALQAGYEVYAVEDASGGTSVAAHNAAMRRIEQAGVVPVTALQVLLEYQRDWARKDTYNAVIEVVKEHCGAYGQGVEYAYTMVHGAPASRAGSTGN, encoded by the coding sequence ATGAAAACGGAACTGTTGAACCCACAGAACAGCGCTCTGATACTAATCGACTTTCAACCGCAGATGACCTTCGGAGTTGCCAATATCGACCGCCAGACCCTGTTCAACAACGTGATGCTTCTCGCCAAGGCCGCAAAAATTTTCAATGTCCCCACAATCCTCACTACCGTGGAAACGAAAAGTTTCTCCGGCAACATGTGGCCGCAGCTGCTCGATATCTTCCCCGACCAGGAGCCGGTTGAACGGAGCAGCATGAACTCCTGGGAAGATGCCAAGCTGGTTGAGGCGGTCGTTGCCACCGGCCGCAAAAAACTGATCATGGCGGCTCTCTGGACCGAAGTATGCCTGGCCTTCCCGGCCCTTGAGGCGCTCCAGGCCGGCTATGAGGTCTATGCCGTCGAAGACGCCTCCGGCGGCACCAGCGTTGCGGCTCATAATGCCGCCATGCGGCGTATCGAGCAGGCTGGTGTGGTGCCGGTCACCGCACTGCAGGTGTTGCTTGAGTACCAACGTGACTGGGCCCGTAAGGATACCTACAACGCGGTCATCGAAGTGGTCAAGGAGCACTGCGGCGCCTATGGCCAGGGAGTTGAATATGCCTACACCATGGTGCACGGCGCTCCTGCCAGTCGCGCCGGATCTACAGGAAACTGA